A genomic segment from Pseudomonas sessilinigenes encodes:
- a CDS encoding YkgJ family cysteine cluster protein: MTTIPVTPIAEPAISCSTCAACCCQLEVMLITDTGVPERFIDTDDWGGEVMRRLDDGWCAALDRDSMRCTIYELRPLICREFELGEADCLSERRGIATAYR; this comes from the coding sequence ATGACCACCATCCCCGTTACCCCCATCGCCGAACCCGCCATCAGTTGCTCGACCTGCGCCGCCTGCTGCTGCCAGCTGGAAGTGATGCTGATCACCGATACCGGGGTGCCCGAGCGCTTTATCGATACCGACGACTGGGGAGGCGAGGTGATGCGCCGCCTGGATGATGGCTGGTGCGCAGCTCTGGATCGCGACAGCATGCGTTGCACGATCTATGAGCTGCGCCCCTTGATCTGCCGCGAATTCGAATTGGGCGAGGCCGATTGCCTGAGCGAACGCCGGGGTATCGCCACGGCGTATCGCTGA
- a CDS encoding DUF2878 domain-containing protein: MPRQLLNALLFQLGWFTCVLSGDSLWLLLGVVIVLAHFRWVGRWGDEGPMMLGIALIGITLDSFLNWLGVFQFQQVSLLIPFWLMLLWVLLASTLRHGLAWSARPWWRACLLGALAGPLSYYAGGRLAGVSFPYGTGPIGLGVLWALLLPLLHVLARVAPEAPPLATEG, translated from the coding sequence ATGCCTAGGCAACTGCTCAATGCCCTGTTGTTCCAGCTGGGCTGGTTCACCTGCGTACTCAGTGGCGACAGCCTGTGGCTATTGCTTGGAGTGGTGATCGTACTGGCGCACTTTCGCTGGGTCGGCCGCTGGGGCGACGAAGGCCCGATGATGCTCGGCATTGCCCTGATCGGCATCACCCTGGACAGCTTCCTGAATTGGCTGGGGGTGTTTCAGTTCCAGCAAGTCAGTCTATTGATTCCCTTCTGGCTGATGCTGCTCTGGGTCCTTCTGGCCAGCACCTTGCGCCACGGCCTGGCCTGGAGTGCCCGCCCCTGGTGGCGAGCCTGCCTGCTGGGAGCGCTGGCAGGTCCGCTGTCCTACTACGCAGGGGGGCGCCTGGCCGGCGTGAGCTTTCCCTACGGAACAGGGCCGATCGGGCTGGGAGTGCTCTGGGCCCTGCTGTTGCCGCTGCTGCACGTGTTGGCACGAGTGGCCCCCGAGGCTCCACCACTGGCCACCGAAGGCTGA
- a CDS encoding SAM-dependent methyltransferase translates to MKSSSVSAKTTLFSTHGLTANLLRRGVLRQLAQLRHGQLVVYEDGERRVFGSSDGALQGEIHVHDSSAWGLVASSGSIGAGEAFIHGYWSTPDLTAVIRVFVSNLEVLDAMEGGLARLGRPLVRGLHWLNRNTRKGSQKNIAAHYDLGNELFEQFLDPTMMYSAAQFRSAEDSLEQAQLNKLQCICQKLALTPEDHLLEIGTGWGSMALYAAQHYGCRVTTTTLSREQFAYTRQRIDAAGLQDRVTLLLEDYRDLRGQYDKLVSIEMIEAVGHRFLPTYFKQCARLLKSNGLMLLQAITIRDQRYEQAKNGVDFIQRYIFPGGALPCVQKMLEVVSRDTDMNLLHMEDFGLHYARTLRLWHENFRRAHGRLGELGYDPYFLRLWEFYLCYCEGGFLERAIGTAQLLLAKPAAAPQPLLGRLDA, encoded by the coding sequence ATGAAATCCTCTAGCGTCTCGGCCAAAACCACTCTGTTCAGCACTCACGGCCTCACCGCCAACCTGTTGCGCCGTGGCGTGCTGCGGCAACTGGCGCAACTTCGGCACGGCCAGTTGGTGGTCTACGAAGATGGCGAGCGACGGGTGTTCGGCAGCAGCGACGGCGCCCTGCAGGGAGAAATCCACGTCCATGACAGCAGCGCCTGGGGCTTGGTGGCCAGCAGCGGCTCCATCGGTGCCGGCGAAGCCTTCATCCATGGCTACTGGAGCACCCCGGACCTGACAGCGGTCATCCGCGTGTTCGTCAGCAACCTGGAAGTGCTGGACGCCATGGAAGGCGGCCTGGCCAGGCTCGGCCGGCCGCTGGTTCGCGGCCTGCACTGGCTCAACCGCAACACCCGCAAGGGTTCGCAGAAAAACATCGCCGCCCACTACGACCTGGGCAATGAGCTGTTCGAGCAGTTCCTCGATCCCACCATGATGTATTCCGCCGCGCAGTTTCGCAGTGCCGAGGACAGCCTGGAGCAGGCCCAGTTGAACAAGCTGCAGTGCATCTGCCAGAAGCTGGCGCTCACTCCCGAGGACCACCTGCTGGAAATCGGCACCGGCTGGGGCAGCATGGCCCTGTATGCCGCGCAGCACTATGGCTGCCGGGTCACCACCACGACCCTGTCCAGGGAACAGTTCGCCTACACCCGGCAGCGGATCGACGCCGCCGGCTTGCAGGACCGGGTGACCCTGCTGCTGGAGGATTACCGCGACCTGCGCGGCCAGTACGACAAGCTGGTGTCGATCGAAATGATCGAAGCCGTGGGCCACCGCTTCCTGCCCACTTACTTCAAGCAATGCGCACGCTTACTCAAGAGCAACGGCCTGATGCTGCTGCAGGCCATCACCATTCGCGACCAGCGCTACGAGCAGGCGAAGAACGGCGTGGACTTCATCCAGCGCTACATCTTCCCCGGTGGCGCCCTGCCCTGCGTGCAGAAAATGCTCGAGGTGGTCAGTCGCGACACCGACATGAACCTGCTGCACATGGAAGACTTCGGCCTGCACTACGCCCGGACCCTGCGCCTGTGGCACGAGAACTTCCGCCGCGCCCACGGCCGCCTGGGCGAGCTGGGCTACGACCCCTATTTCCTGCGGCTCTGGGAGTTCTACCTGTGCTACTGCGAAGGCGGCTTCCTGGAGCGCGCCATCGGCACCGCGCAACTGCTGCTGGCCAAACCCGCTGCGGCGCCACAGCCCCTGCTGGGGCGCCTCGATGCCTAG
- a CDS encoding DUF1365 domain-containing protein produces the protein MNSALYSGWISHRRFAPKGHAFRYRIGLLYLNLEEQDAVLGLSPLAGRSRFAPFAFRQGDYLPAFTSRGMDLIDAVRQQVAAAIGHAPSGKICLLTQARSWGLAFNPVSFFYCYEADGQLAAILCEVSNTPWRERYHYVLPASADAPEHQHFAVAKAFHVSPFLPRDLEYRMSFSLPGERLGVHMADWQGELKLFDATLNLQRQALDRRSLHQYLRRFPWMTAKTCLAIYWQALLLAAKGLRFFPHQAAVGTFRTAAVPPKDRRHEIL, from the coding sequence GTGAACAGCGCCCTGTACAGCGGCTGGATCAGCCACCGGCGCTTCGCCCCCAAGGGCCACGCCTTCCGCTACCGGATCGGCTTGCTGTACCTGAACCTGGAGGAACAGGACGCGGTGCTGGGCCTCTCACCCCTGGCTGGCCGGAGCCGCTTCGCGCCCTTCGCCTTTCGTCAAGGCGACTACCTGCCGGCCTTCACCAGCCGGGGCATGGACCTGATCGACGCCGTACGCCAGCAGGTGGCCGCGGCCATCGGCCATGCACCGAGCGGCAAAATATGCCTGCTGACCCAGGCGCGCAGCTGGGGCCTGGCCTTCAACCCGGTGAGCTTCTTCTACTGCTACGAGGCCGACGGGCAACTGGCGGCGATTCTCTGCGAGGTCAGCAATACCCCCTGGCGCGAGCGCTATCACTATGTGCTGCCGGCCAGCGCCGACGCTCCCGAGCACCAGCACTTCGCCGTGGCCAAGGCCTTTCACGTATCGCCGTTCCTGCCCCGGGACCTTGAGTACCGCATGAGCTTCAGCCTCCCCGGCGAACGCCTGGGCGTACACATGGCCGACTGGCAGGGTGAGCTCAAGTTGTTCGACGCCACCCTCAACCTGCAACGCCAGGCCCTGGATCGCCGCAGCCTGCACCAGTATCTGCGGCGCTTTCCGTGGATGACCGCCAAAACCTGCCTGGCGATCTACTGGCAGGCCTTGCTCCTGGCCGCCAAGGGCCTGCGTTTTTTTCCCCATCAGGCCGCCGTTGGCACCTTTCGCACCGCCGCTGTACCACCCAAGGATCGCCGCCATGAAATCCTCTAG
- a CDS encoding NAD(P)/FAD-dependent oxidoreductase yields MKIAIIGSGIAGLTCAYLLNRRHDLQVYEAGSWIGGHTHTVQVSLNGETQAVDTGFIVFNDWTYPHFIRLLGQIGVKFKATEMSFSVCDPATGLEYNGNNLNSLFAQRRNLLSPGFWGMLRDILRFNQHALLDLQNQRISASTTLGDYLKDQGYGERFIQHYIVPMGSAIWSMSQGQMLDFPLQFFVRFFKNHGLLSVNNRPQWYVIEGGSSRYIEPLTASFHERIRLGCPVQRVERDELGVVIHSAAGSERFDKVVFACHSDQALRLLASPSRAEQDILQALPFADNDVVLHTDIRLLPRRRLAWASWNYRLDASAEKAAAVTYDMNILQGLQSSTTFCVSLNQSAAIDPSNVLARYTYAHPQYSLGAVAAQARWSELQGARHSFYCGAYWANGFHEDGVVSALRVAQAFGEQL; encoded by the coding sequence ATGAAAATCGCCATCATCGGTAGCGGAATCGCCGGCCTGACCTGCGCCTACCTCCTGAACCGTCGTCATGACCTCCAGGTCTACGAGGCTGGCAGCTGGATCGGCGGTCACACCCATACCGTGCAGGTCAGCCTCAACGGCGAGACCCAAGCCGTGGACACCGGTTTCATCGTCTTCAACGACTGGACCTACCCCCATTTCATCCGCCTGCTGGGGCAGATCGGCGTCAAATTCAAAGCCACCGAAATGAGCTTCTCGGTGTGCGATCCAGCCACGGGCCTGGAGTACAACGGCAACAACCTCAACAGTCTGTTCGCCCAGCGGCGCAACCTGCTGTCACCAGGGTTCTGGGGCATGCTGCGGGACATCCTGCGCTTCAACCAACACGCACTGCTCGACCTGCAAAACCAGCGGATCTCGGCCTCGACCACCCTCGGTGATTACCTGAAGGACCAGGGCTACGGCGAGCGCTTCATCCAGCACTACATCGTGCCCATGGGTTCGGCGATCTGGTCGATGTCACAGGGGCAGATGCTCGATTTCCCCCTGCAGTTCTTTGTTCGTTTCTTCAAGAACCACGGCTTGCTGTCGGTGAACAACCGCCCCCAGTGGTACGTGATCGAAGGCGGCTCAAGCCGCTACATCGAACCACTGACGGCCTCGTTTCACGAGCGCATCCGCCTGGGCTGCCCGGTGCAAAGGGTCGAGCGCGACGAACTCGGCGTGGTGATCCACAGCGCCGCTGGCAGCGAGCGCTTCGACAAGGTGGTGTTCGCCTGCCACAGCGACCAGGCCCTGCGGCTGCTGGCCAGCCCGAGCCGCGCCGAACAGGACATCCTCCAGGCGCTGCCCTTCGCCGACAACGACGTGGTGCTGCACACCGATATCCGACTGCTGCCGCGCCGCCGCCTGGCCTGGGCCAGTTGGAACTATCGCCTCGACGCCAGCGCCGAGAAGGCCGCCGCCGTGACCTACGACATGAACATTCTCCAGGGCCTGCAGAGCAGTACCACCTTCTGCGTCAGCCTCAACCAGAGCGCGGCCATCGATCCATCGAACGTTCTCGCCCGCTACACCTATGCCCATCCGCAATACAGCCTGGGGGCGGTGGCCGCGCAAGCGCGCTGGAGCGAACTGCAAGGCGCCCGCCACAGCTTCTACTGCGGTGCCTACTGGGCCAACGGTTTCCATGAGGATGGCGTGGTCAGCGCCCTGCGAGTGGCCCAGGCCTTCGGGGAGCAACTGTGA
- a CDS encoding SDR family NAD(P)-dependent oxidoreductase: MNPAMPRRIWLTGAGSGIGAALAEELLGAGAQVALSARSREPLEALAQRYPGRVLVVPGDLGDALQVREIGKRIAQAWGALDSVILNAGTCEYIEVQQFDSALIERVLNTNLLAVGYCIEAALPLLRAGNHPHLVGVASSVTYLALPRAGAYGASKAALRYLLQSLRIDLAAEGIDVTLVSPGFVDTPLTARNDFTMPMRWSARKAARHIHKRLPRRDLEIAFPAPFIFALKLLSWLPGRLQLALAKRLAHAGNAP, from the coding sequence ATGAACCCGGCCATGCCAAGGCGGATCTGGCTCACCGGCGCCGGCAGCGGCATCGGCGCAGCGCTGGCCGAAGAGCTGCTCGGAGCCGGTGCCCAGGTGGCGCTCAGCGCCCGCTCGCGCGAGCCGCTGGAGGCCCTGGCCCAGCGCTACCCGGGCCGGGTGCTGGTGGTGCCGGGCGACCTTGGCGACGCCTTGCAGGTGCGCGAAATCGGCAAGCGCATCGCCCAGGCCTGGGGCGCTCTGGACAGCGTGATCCTGAATGCCGGGACCTGCGAGTACATCGAGGTGCAGCAATTCGACTCAGCGCTGATCGAACGGGTACTGAACACCAACCTGCTGGCCGTCGGCTACTGCATCGAAGCCGCACTGCCGTTGTTGCGCGCCGGCAATCACCCGCACCTGGTGGGTGTGGCCAGCTCGGTGACCTATCTGGCTCTGCCCCGGGCCGGTGCCTACGGCGCCTCCAAGGCGGCGCTGCGCTACCTGCTGCAGTCCCTGCGCATCGACCTGGCTGCCGAAGGCATCGACGTGACCCTGGTCAGCCCGGGCTTTGTCGACACGCCGCTGACCGCACGCAACGATTTCACCATGCCCATGCGCTGGAGCGCCCGGAAGGCCGCTCGGCATATCCACAAGCGCCTGCCCCGCCGGGATCTGGAGATCGCGTTCCCCGCCCCGTTCATCTTCGCGCTCAAGCTGCTTTCCTGGCTGCCCGGCCGCCTGCAACTGGCCCTCGCCAAACGCCTGGCCCACGCAGGGAATGCCCCATGA
- a CDS encoding nuclear transport factor 2 family protein, which yields MSDFLDHFAREFATLDAHNLDRLGQLYSDDIQFTDPLHEVHGLAPLRDYFAQLYANARELRFDFHGSDQCAEGQGYLRWTMSYHHPRLNGGGLIQVAGCSHLQWRDARVYRHRDYFDAGALLYEHLPLIGAVIAWLKRRLG from the coding sequence ATGAGTGACTTCCTCGACCACTTCGCCCGGGAATTCGCCACCCTGGACGCCCACAACCTCGATCGCCTGGGCCAGCTCTACAGCGATGACATCCAGTTCACCGACCCTCTGCACGAGGTTCATGGACTGGCCCCTTTGCGCGATTACTTCGCCCAGCTGTACGCCAACGCCCGCGAACTGCGCTTCGACTTCCACGGCAGCGACCAGTGCGCCGAAGGCCAGGGCTACCTACGCTGGACCATGAGCTACCACCACCCGCGCCTCAATGGCGGCGGCCTGATCCAGGTGGCCGGCTGTTCACACTTGCAATGGCGTGACGCCCGGGTCTATCGCCACCGCGACTATTTCGACGCGGGAGCCCTGCTCTACGAACACCTGCCACTGATCGGGGCAGTGATCGCCTGGTTGAAAAGGAGGCTCGGATGA
- the phrB gene encoding deoxyribodipyrimidine photo-lyase produces the protein MQLIWLRSDLRLHDNTALSAAAQRGPTVAVYLLSPEQWQTHDDAPCKIDFWLRNLQSLSTALGQLNIPLLVRSAATWDQAPQVLLDLCQQLQIRMLHFNQEYGVHESRRDEAVTRVLEKAGISVQGHFDQLLFKPGSVLTKSGGYFQVFSQFRKVCYNRLHTALPALVSAPRAQIPLPINADPLPDQVDGFPTPGPSLRELWPAGEDEAQARLERFADEQIHYYQGERDFPAKPGTSQLSPYLAAGVISPRQCLHAALRSNQGEFESGNPGAVTWINELLWRDFYKHILAGYPRVSRHRAFRPETEAVKWRDAPEELAAWQEARTGLPIIDAAMRQLLETGWMHNRLRMVVAMFLTKNLLIDWREGERFFMRHLIDGDLAANNGGWQWSASTGTDAAPYFRIFNPVSQSQKFDSEGCFIKHWLPQLAGLNKKDIHNPATLGGLFGVADYPAPMVDLSRSRERALAAFKALPSRLDAGHE, from the coding sequence ATGCAATTGATCTGGCTGCGCAGCGATCTGCGCCTACACGACAACACCGCCCTGAGCGCCGCCGCCCAGCGGGGCCCGACCGTGGCGGTGTACCTTTTGAGCCCGGAGCAGTGGCAGACCCATGATGATGCACCCTGCAAGATCGATTTCTGGCTGCGCAACCTGCAATCGCTGAGTACCGCCCTGGGCCAGCTGAACATCCCGCTGCTGGTTCGCAGCGCCGCCACCTGGGACCAGGCGCCCCAGGTCCTGCTGGATCTGTGCCAGCAACTGCAGATACGCATGCTGCACTTCAACCAGGAATACGGCGTCCACGAAAGCCGTCGCGATGAAGCGGTGACAAGGGTTCTGGAGAAGGCCGGTATCAGCGTCCAAGGCCACTTCGATCAACTGCTGTTCAAACCCGGCAGCGTGCTGACCAAGAGCGGCGGCTACTTCCAGGTCTTCAGCCAGTTCCGCAAAGTCTGCTACAACCGCCTGCACACCGCGCTGCCCGCGCTGGTGAGCGCGCCCAGGGCGCAGATACCGCTGCCGATCAATGCCGATCCGCTGCCAGATCAGGTCGACGGCTTCCCTACCCCGGGCCCGAGCTTGCGCGAACTGTGGCCAGCCGGCGAAGACGAGGCGCAAGCGCGACTGGAGCGGTTCGCCGATGAACAGATCCACTATTACCAGGGCGAGCGCGACTTTCCGGCCAAGCCCGGCACCAGCCAGCTGTCGCCCTACCTCGCCGCCGGCGTGATCTCGCCCCGCCAATGCCTGCACGCCGCCTTGCGCAGCAACCAGGGGGAGTTCGAAAGCGGCAACCCCGGGGCAGTCACCTGGATCAACGAGCTGCTGTGGCGCGACTTCTACAAGCACATCCTGGCGGGCTACCCACGGGTGTCCCGGCACCGCGCCTTCCGACCGGAAACCGAAGCCGTGAAATGGCGCGACGCTCCCGAGGAACTGGCGGCCTGGCAAGAAGCCCGCACCGGCTTGCCGATCATCGATGCCGCCATGCGCCAGTTGCTGGAGACCGGCTGGATGCACAACCGCCTGCGCATGGTGGTGGCGATGTTCCTGACCAAGAACTTGTTGATCGATTGGCGCGAAGGCGAGCGTTTCTTCATGCGGCACCTGATCGACGGCGACCTGGCGGCCAACAACGGCGGCTGGCAGTGGAGCGCCTCCACCGGCACCGATGCCGCACCCTACTTCCGCATCTTCAACCCGGTGAGCCAATCGCAGAAATTCGACAGCGAGGGGTGCTTCATCAAGCACTGGCTGCCACAACTGGCCGGGCTGAACAAAAAAGATATCCACAACCCGGCGACCCTGGGCGGGCTGTTCGGCGTCGCCGACTACCCGGCGCCGATGGTGGATCTGTCACGGTCCCGGGAACGGGCCCTGGCGGCGTTCAAGGCACTGCCCTCGCGGCTGGATGCAGGCCATGAGTGA
- a CDS encoding MerR family transcriptional regulator, translated as MKDLTLAADENSAPYQDPLEERWLPIREVARQTGVNAVTLRAWERRYGLIVPRRTPKGHRLYSQEQVQQILNILTWLNRGVAVSQVKHLLTNTASSSSAVENDWQRLRQTLVQAISQLAERKVDDTFNQAMALYPPRTLCEHLLMPLLAELEQRWQGQFGSQMEQVFFYTWLRSKLGARIYHNNRQVQGAPLLLVNQSDRPLEPHLWLTAWLASSADCPVEVFDWPLPGGELALATERLQARGLLLYSSKALNPAQLPRLLNGIACKKFIAGPAVCIHPAEWSVCITEIADLHLAQDPIAACQALLERGLF; from the coding sequence ATGAAAGACCTCACCCTAGCGGCTGACGAAAACAGCGCCCCGTACCAGGACCCTCTGGAGGAACGCTGGCTGCCGATCCGCGAAGTAGCGCGCCAGACCGGGGTCAACGCCGTCACCCTGCGAGCCTGGGAGCGGCGCTACGGGCTGATCGTGCCCCGACGCACGCCCAAGGGCCATCGCCTGTACTCCCAGGAACAGGTGCAGCAGATCCTGAACATCCTGACTTGGCTCAATCGCGGGGTTGCAGTGAGCCAGGTCAAGCACCTGCTGACCAACACCGCCAGCTCCAGCTCGGCGGTGGAGAATGACTGGCAGCGCCTGCGCCAGACCCTGGTCCAGGCTATAAGCCAACTGGCGGAACGCAAGGTAGACGACACCTTCAACCAGGCCATGGCGCTATATCCGCCGCGGACCCTGTGCGAGCACCTGCTGATGCCGCTGCTGGCGGAACTGGAGCAGCGCTGGCAGGGCCAGTTCGGCAGCCAGATGGAACAGGTGTTCTTCTACACCTGGCTGCGTAGCAAGCTCGGCGCACGGATCTACCACAACAACCGCCAGGTGCAGGGCGCGCCGCTGTTGCTGGTCAACCAGTCGGACCGACCCCTGGAACCCCATCTGTGGCTCACCGCCTGGCTGGCCAGCAGCGCCGATTGCCCGGTAGAGGTCTTCGACTGGCCCCTGCCCGGGGGCGAACTGGCACTGGCCACCGAGCGCCTGCAGGCCCGGGGCCTGCTGCTGTACTCCAGCAAGGCGCTCAACCCCGCCCAACTGCCACGGCTGCTGAATGGCATTGCCTGCAAAAAATTCATCGCCGGACCCGCGGTGTGCATCCACCCCGCCGAGTGGTCCGTATGTATCACTGAAATCGCCGATCTGCACCTGGCCCAAGACCCGATCGCGGCCTGCCAGGCACTGCTCGAGCGAGGACTTTTCTGA
- a CDS encoding YbgA family protein, with the protein MSTQPKIAISACLMGAEVRYNGGHKESRLCSQVLKDYFDFLPLCPEVAIGLGTPREPIRLVGDPAQPRAVGTRDSSRDATQALVEYAERMAVQLDDICGYIFMQSSPSCGLERVKVYQANGIPHRHAGRGVYAQAFCARHPDLPVEEAGRLNDPVLRENFLTRVYVYRDWQVLLKQGLSRRALTDFHARCKYLLMAHHPVQYKALGNLLGNMGQGDPALIGPRYFSQLMTALSRCATRGTHSNVLQHISGYFKRAISAEDKQEMQHVIGQYRLGIVPLVVPLTLLKHHLRQNPDPYIARQLYLQPHPEDLSLRNAI; encoded by the coding sequence ATGTCCACCCAGCCGAAAATCGCCATCAGCGCCTGCCTGATGGGTGCCGAGGTCCGCTACAACGGTGGCCACAAGGAGTCCCGCCTGTGCAGCCAGGTACTCAAGGACTACTTCGATTTCCTGCCCCTGTGCCCAGAAGTTGCCATTGGCCTGGGCACCCCACGGGAACCGATCCGCCTGGTGGGCGACCCCGCACAGCCACGGGCCGTGGGCACGCGGGACAGCAGCCGGGATGCCACCCAGGCCCTGGTGGAATACGCCGAACGCATGGCCGTGCAGCTGGACGATATCTGCGGCTACATCTTCATGCAGAGCTCTCCGTCCTGCGGGCTGGAGCGGGTCAAGGTGTACCAGGCCAACGGCATTCCCCATCGCCACGCCGGTCGCGGCGTCTACGCCCAGGCCTTCTGCGCCCGGCACCCGGACCTGCCGGTGGAAGAAGCCGGACGCCTCAACGATCCGGTGCTGCGGGAGAACTTCCTGACCCGGGTCTACGTCTATCGCGACTGGCAGGTACTGCTCAAGCAAGGCCTGAGCCGGCGCGCCCTCACCGACTTTCACGCACGCTGCAAATACCTGCTGATGGCCCATCACCCGGTCCAGTACAAGGCCCTGGGCAACCTGCTGGGCAACATGGGCCAGGGCGACCCGGCATTGATCGGCCCGCGTTACTTCAGCCAGCTGATGACTGCACTGAGCCGCTGCGCCACCCGCGGAACCCACAGCAATGTGTTGCAGCACATCAGCGGTTACTTCAAGCGAGCCATCAGCGCCGAAGACAAACAGGAAATGCAGCACGTCATCGGCCAATACCGCCTGGGCATCGTCCCGCTGGTGGTGCCCTTGACCCTGCTCAAGCACCACTTGCGCCAGAATCCCGATCCCTACATTGCCCGACAGTTATACCTGCAGCCGCACCCCGAAGACCTCAGCCTGCGCAATGCGATCTGA
- a CDS encoding TIGR02450 family Trp-rich protein codes for MNRLNPRKLLLSKWTAAHPQHREKHFLVTELFCDEEGTVLDIELQAVLTRRSQRLSWQTLQDDRDWRMGWQ; via the coding sequence GTGAATCGCCTCAACCCGCGCAAACTGCTGCTGTCGAAGTGGACAGCAGCCCACCCGCAACACCGCGAGAAACACTTCCTGGTCACCGAACTGTTCTGCGATGAAGAAGGCACCGTGCTGGATATCGAGCTGCAGGCGGTCCTTACCCGACGCAGCCAGCGCCTGAGCTGGCAAACCCTGCAGGACGACCGCGACTGGCGAATGGGCTGGCAATAA
- a CDS encoding NAD(P)/FAD-dependent oxidoreductase yields MTVPIAIIGTGIAGLSAAQALRDAGHIVHLFDKSRGSGGRMSSKRSDAGSLDLGAQYFTARDRRFVTEVQRWQAKGWVAEWTPQLYNSHGGQLSPSPDEQTRWVGTPRMSAITRALIGDLEAHFACRITEVFRGEQHWHLQDAEGFTHGPFSHVVIATPAPQATALLAAAPKLAGVAAGVKMDPTWAVALAFDTPLETSMEGCFVQDSPLDWLARNRSKPGHDSHLDTWVLHATSSWSRQHIDLSKEAVTEQLHGAFAELLHSVMPAPTFSLAHRWLYARPATSHEWGALADADLGLYVCGDWCLSGRVEGAWLSGQEAARRLHESLQ; encoded by the coding sequence ATGACAGTACCCATCGCAATCATTGGTACCGGCATCGCCGGACTCTCCGCCGCCCAGGCGCTACGAGATGCCGGGCATATCGTCCACCTTTTCGACAAAAGCCGCGGCAGCGGCGGGCGCATGTCGAGCAAGCGCAGCGATGCCGGCAGCCTGGATCTGGGAGCCCAGTACTTCACCGCCCGCGACCGGCGTTTCGTCACCGAAGTCCAGCGCTGGCAAGCCAAGGGCTGGGTCGCCGAGTGGACACCGCAGCTCTACAACTCCCACGGCGGCCAGCTCAGTCCCTCGCCGGATGAGCAGACCCGCTGGGTCGGCACCCCGCGCATGAGCGCCATCACCCGTGCCCTGATCGGCGACCTCGAAGCCCATTTCGCCTGCCGCATCACCGAAGTCTTCCGCGGCGAACAGCATTGGCACCTGCAGGATGCGGAAGGCTTCACCCATGGCCCTTTCAGCCATGTCGTGATCGCCACCCCGGCCCCGCAGGCCACGGCCCTGCTAGCTGCCGCGCCGAAGCTCGCGGGGGTCGCCGCCGGAGTGAAAATGGACCCCACCTGGGCAGTCGCTCTGGCCTTCGACACCCCTCTGGAAACCTCGATGGAAGGCTGCTTCGTGCAGGACAGTCCGCTGGACTGGCTGGCCCGTAACCGCAGCAAGCCCGGGCACGACAGCCACCTCGATACCTGGGTCCTGCACGCCACCAGCTCCTGGAGCCGGCAGCACATCGACCTCTCGAAAGAAGCCGTGACCGAGCAATTGCACGGTGCCTTCGCCGAGCTGCTGCACAGCGTCATGCCCGCCCCCACCTTCAGCCTGGCCCACCGCTGGCTTTACGCCCGCCCGGCCACCAGCCATGAATGGGGCGCACTGGCCGATGCCGACCTGGGCCTGTACGTGTGTGGCGACTGGTGCCTGTCCGGCCGGGTCGAAGGCGCCTGGCTGAGTGGCCAAGAGGCCGCACGCCGACTCCACGAGAGCTTGCAGTGA